The following are encoded together in the Ignatzschineria indica genome:
- the attM gene encoding AttM family quorum-quenching N-acyl homoserine lactonase, which translates to MSNNKIKLYMLQTGSIKCKENNIKMNADPNPYEIPIPWFLITHPKGNVIIDGGTAVECALDPKTHWGEITDVYWPIMTEEEGCYNAVKTLDIDPESIKFVLQSHLHLDHTGAIGRFPNATHVVQRKEYEYAYSADWFATGGYIKKDFDQPNLKWHFLSLENDDQFDLYGDGTIIMIPTPGHSPGHCSFLITLPNQGSILLAIDAAYTTEHWDDKVLPGFLTSAIESARSVAKLRFIAQQTEALVVTGHDPDTWDSFRKAPKYYD; encoded by the coding sequence ATGAGTAATAATAAAATTAAATTATATATGCTTCAAACAGGCAGCATTAAGTGTAAAGAAAATAATATCAAAATGAATGCTGACCCTAATCCCTATGAGATCCCAATTCCCTGGTTCTTAATTACTCACCCTAAAGGTAATGTAATTATTGATGGAGGAACTGCTGTAGAGTGCGCGCTTGACCCTAAAACACATTGGGGAGAAATAACGGATGTCTATTGGCCTATCATGACCGAAGAAGAAGGTTGCTATAATGCTGTTAAAACGTTAGATATTGATCCTGAATCCATTAAATTTGTTTTACAAAGTCATCTCCATCTTGATCATACAGGCGCTATCGGTCGTTTTCCAAATGCGACTCATGTAGTGCAACGAAAAGAATATGAATATGCATATAGTGCCGATTGGTTTGCTACAGGGGGGTACATAAAAAAAGATTTTGACCAGCCGAACCTGAAATGGCATTTCCTCTCCTTAGAAAATGATGACCAATTTGATCTTTACGGAGATGGTACTATCATTATGATCCCAACTCCGGGACACTCACCTGGACACTGTAGTTTTCTTATAACTTTACCTAATCAAGGATCTATACTACTAGCAATTGATGCGGCTTATACCACAGAACATTGGGATGACAAAGTATTACCAGGCTTCCTAACATCAGCAATAGAGTCCGCTCGTTCTGTAGCTAAACTACGCTTTATTGCTCAACAAACGGAAGCACTGGTAGTCACAGGGCATGATCCTGATACATGGGATAGCTTCCGCAAGGCACCTAAATATTATGATTAA
- a CDS encoding iron-containing alcohol dehydrogenase: MIKQTTLIPKTYHGWEVAKSLNTIIEPMNVRNILIVADPFLVSSGLITQITDSLKSYQLSFFTEIEPEPSLALGERIVNYTRNQNSDLVIGIGGGSALDLAKIAATLATHEGEVSRYLNLTGDLKPTHKGLPKIMIPTTSGTGSEVTNLAVLSLAHSKDVIASDHLLADIALLDPSLTVTVPPRVTAATGVDALTHAIEAYLSINADPITDQLALNAIELINQSLFNAYKNGEDQQARIQMSYGSYLAGIAFFNAGAGAVHALAYPLGGQFHISHGESNALLLPYVLTEIETSAQKRLAKIGEKMNLPLTGKSVSEAARVTILAIQSLLKSINIPSSLQFYEIKQQHLTNLATDAIKQQRLLVRTPKNLTENDIFRIYNAAWHGEIELLQN, from the coding sequence ATGATTAAACAAACAACTCTTATTCCTAAGACCTATCATGGATGGGAAGTGGCAAAGTCTCTTAACACTATTATTGAGCCTATGAATGTCCGTAATATATTAATTGTAGCTGATCCTTTTTTAGTATCTTCAGGCTTAATAACTCAAATTACTGACTCTCTTAAATCTTACCAACTCTCATTTTTTACCGAAATAGAACCCGAGCCCTCACTTGCTTTAGGTGAGCGTATTGTCAACTATACACGCAACCAAAACTCTGATCTTGTTATCGGTATAGGTGGTGGTAGTGCATTAGATTTAGCTAAAATCGCAGCTACACTAGCAACCCATGAAGGTGAAGTTTCTCGTTACCTTAACTTAACTGGAGACCTTAAACCAACACATAAAGGATTGCCTAAAATTATGATTCCAACAACATCAGGCACAGGTTCTGAAGTAACAAATCTTGCTGTGCTCTCTCTTGCTCATAGCAAAGATGTCATTGCAAGTGATCACCTACTCGCTGATATTGCACTACTAGACCCTTCTCTAACAGTTACTGTACCTCCTCGAGTAACAGCAGCTACAGGCGTTGATGCACTAACACACGCAATTGAGGCTTATCTGTCAATTAATGCCGATCCCATTACTGACCAACTAGCTCTAAATGCTATTGAACTTATTAATCAGTCTTTGTTTAATGCCTACAAAAATGGGGAAGATCAACAGGCTCGTATCCAGATGAGTTATGGCAGTTATTTAGCTGGCATCGCCTTTTTTAATGCTGGAGCAGGAGCGGTACATGCTCTTGCTTATCCTCTCGGGGGGCAATTCCATATTAGCCATGGAGAATCTAACGCATTGCTTCTGCCATATGTTCTTACTGAGATTGAAACCTCCGCTCAAAAAAGACTGGCAAAAATAGGGGAAAAAATGAATCTTCCGCTAACAGGAAAATCTGTTAGTGAAGCCGCTAGAGTGACAATTTTGGCTATTCAATCTCTTCTGAAGTCAATTAATATTCCAAGCTCTCTGCAATTTTATGAAATCAAACAACAACATCTCACCAATTTAGCTACAGATGCGATTAAACAACAGCGCCTTCTAGTACGCACTCCTAAAAATTTAACTGAAAATGATATTTTTAGAATTTATAACGCTGCATGGCATGGAGAAATAGAGCTTTTACAAAATTAG
- a CDS encoding LacI family DNA-binding transcriptional regulator translates to MKHSPSNLLIDRPSSKDVARLAQVSQATVSRVLNHPEKVGPKTREKVYKAIKTLNYLPNQSARDLVSGSSKIISLISGTLENPFFVESTMWIVQYATQRGYKVNIYIIEDGGIEESYRAALATQPKGIIMSCILYEDPIIKQLNALNIPFVSYNRRHQEKLNYVELDNYKAAAMGCELLYKKKYDSIFWVGGRLDVSTFRHRYEGFCKQYFHCYKEAPKKEYSYNPDAIDFSILIPKIKEWYQTAPGKKAIFAATDAIALEIMDYTKKTLDLQCPNDIGVLGIDNVKLSSHSYLDLTTIGPTENLGLTAIKLLIDNIEFQKQHNINVTFPPQIFERGSL, encoded by the coding sequence ATGAAGCACTCCCCTTCTAATCTCTTAATCGATCGTCCATCTTCTAAAGATGTAGCACGTTTAGCACAAGTATCTCAGGCAACTGTCTCACGGGTACTAAATCATCCTGAAAAAGTTGGACCTAAAACTCGTGAAAAAGTTTATAAAGCAATTAAGACACTAAACTATCTACCTAATCAGAGTGCTAGGGATCTTGTATCAGGGAGCTCAAAAATCATTAGTCTCATTTCCGGCACCTTGGAAAATCCGTTTTTTGTAGAAAGCACTATGTGGATTGTACAGTATGCTACGCAACGCGGGTATAAAGTTAATATCTATATTATAGAAGATGGGGGTATAGAAGAGAGCTATCGTGCAGCACTTGCAACACAGCCAAAAGGAATCATTATGTCATGTATTCTTTATGAAGACCCTATCATTAAACAGCTTAATGCCCTCAATATCCCTTTTGTCTCGTATAATAGACGTCATCAAGAAAAATTAAATTATGTCGAGCTAGATAATTATAAAGCAGCTGCAATGGGATGTGAGTTACTCTATAAAAAAAAGTACGATTCAATATTTTGGGTTGGGGGCAGACTAGATGTCAGTACTTTTCGTCATCGATACGAAGGATTTTGCAAACAGTATTTTCACTGTTATAAAGAGGCTCCAAAAAAAGAATATAGTTATAATCCTGATGCTATAGACTTTTCTATTTTAATTCCAAAAATTAAAGAGTGGTATCAAACAGCACCTGGAAAAAAGGCTATCTTTGCAGCTACGGATGCTATTGCACTTGAAATAATGGATTACACAAAAAAAACTCTAGATCTTCAGTGCCCTAATGATATTGGAGTTTTAGGAATTGACAACGTCAAACTGAGTAGTCACAGTTATCTCGATCTTACCACAATTGGGCCAACAGAGAATCTTGGTCTTACAGCCATTAAACTCTTAATTGATAATATTGAGTTTCAAAAACAACACAACATCAATGTTACTTTTCCACCCCAAATTTTTGAAAGAGGATCTTTATAG
- the tsf gene encoding translation elongation factor Ts: protein MATITAAMVKELRERTGSGMMECKKALTETNGDIEAAIELMRKSGQAKADKKADRAAAEGVLLIRNDDKFGVIVEINCETDFVTKNEDFIAFSNKVADIAFEKRANTIDDLADITVDGVSLDEARKNLIAKIGENITVRRVAGLHAEGRIGAYAHGIRIAALVDVEGGNEELPRDIAMHIAASNPVCVDASGVPAELLQKERDIFTAQAAESGRPADIQEKMIEGRIRKYLEEVTLVGQSFVKDPDMTVEKLLKSESAKVNAFVRLELGEGVEIVESDFAAEVMEQLK from the coding sequence ATGGCGACAATTACAGCAGCTATGGTAAAAGAACTCCGTGAACGTACAGGTTCAGGGATGATGGAATGTAAAAAAGCGCTCACCGAAACTAACGGCGATATCGAAGCAGCAATCGAATTAATGCGTAAAAGCGGTCAAGCAAAAGCTGATAAGAAAGCAGATCGCGCAGCAGCGGAAGGCGTTCTTTTAATTCGTAACGATGACAAATTTGGTGTAATCGTTGAAATTAACTGTGAAACTGACTTCGTTACTAAAAACGAAGACTTCATCGCATTCTCAAACAAAGTAGCGGATATCGCATTTGAAAAGCGTGCAAACACAATTGATGATTTAGCAGATATCACTGTTGATGGTGTATCTCTTGATGAAGCGCGTAAAAACCTCATCGCTAAGATCGGTGAAAATATCACTGTTCGTCGCGTAGCAGGTCTTCATGCTGAAGGTCGTATCGGTGCTTATGCTCACGGTATCCGTATCGCAGCACTCGTTGACGTTGAAGGTGGAAATGAAGAGCTTCCACGTGATATCGCAATGCATATCGCAGCTTCAAACCCTGTATGTGTAGACGCATCAGGCGTTCCTGCTGAACTCTTACAAAAAGAGCGTGATATCTTCACTGCACAAGCAGCAGAATCAGGCCGTCCTGCAGACATCCAAGAGAAGATGATCGAAGGTCGTATCCGTAAGTATCTTGAAGAAGTAACACTTGTTGGTCAAAGCTTCGTTAAAGATCCTGATATGACAGTTGAAAAACTTCTCAAATCTGAATCAGCAAAAGTAAACGCATTCGTTCGCTTAGAGCTTGGTGAAGGTGTTGAGATTGTTGAATCAGACTTCGCTGCAGAAGTTATGGAACAATTAAAATAA
- the rpsB gene encoding 30S ribosomal protein S2 has translation MSQVSMRDMLEAGVHFGHQTRFWNPKMKPYIFGSRSKIHIINLEETLPMFNDAMNFISKVASQNGRILFVGTKRAASDIITEQAKRAGMPYVNHRWLGGMLTNFKTVRNSIRRLREIEEMQEDGSIERLTKKEGILLEREVAKLEKSLGGIKDMPNIPDAIFIIDVGYESNAVAEARKMGIPVIGVVDTNSSPENIDYVIPGNDDAIRAIQLYATAAADAVIEGRGSNAQLISEDLQKKDQFVEVEEVVVVEEAAE, from the coding sequence ATGTCACAAGTTTCAATGCGCGATATGCTCGAAGCAGGCGTTCACTTTGGTCACCAAACTCGTTTCTGGAACCCAAAAATGAAGCCTTACATCTTTGGATCACGTTCTAAAATTCATATCATTAACTTAGAAGAGACTCTTCCTATGTTTAATGATGCGATGAACTTTATCTCTAAAGTTGCTTCACAAAATGGTCGTATCCTTTTTGTAGGTACAAAACGCGCAGCATCTGACATTATCACAGAGCAAGCGAAACGTGCAGGTATGCCTTACGTTAACCATCGCTGGTTAGGTGGTATGCTGACTAACTTCAAAACTGTTCGTAACTCAATTCGCCGTCTTCGTGAAATCGAAGAGATGCAAGAAGATGGTTCTATCGAGCGCTTGACGAAAAAAGAAGGTATTTTATTAGAGCGTGAAGTTGCGAAGCTCGAAAAAAGCCTTGGCGGTATTAAAGATATGCCTAATATTCCGGATGCGATCTTCATTATTGATGTTGGCTATGAGAGCAACGCAGTAGCTGAAGCGAGAAAAATGGGTATTCCGGTAATCGGTGTTGTAGATACAAACAGCTCACCAGAGAATATCGATTACGTTATTCCTGGTAACGATGATGCTATTCGTGCAATTCAACTCTATGCAACAGCAGCAGCTGACGCGGTTATCGAAGGCCGTGGTTCAAACGCACAACTCATCTCTGAAGATCTTCAAAAGAAAGATCAATTCGTAGAAGTTGAAGAAGTTGTAGTGGTAGAAGAAGCCGCAGAATAA
- the hemE gene encoding uroporphyrinogen decarboxylase translates to MTYKNDRFIRALLKEKVDRTPVWMMRQAGRYLPEYRRVRAEAGDFMALCRNADLACEVTLQPIDRFGFDAAILFSDILTIPDAMGLGLSFVPGKGPVFETPITDPAQVAKLPVVDVEDSLGYVMNAVSTIRKALKNEVPLIGFTGSPWTLATYMIEGGGSKDFGKVRGFMYEHPREMHQLLDKLSDIVIDYLNAQIKNGAAAVQIFDTWGGILSKEHYQEFSLRYMEKILAGLITEYDGQKIPSIVFTKNGGMWLKEQAAIGANGLGLDWMTDIAEAKALVGKQVVLQGNMDPGVLYSTPEIVRENVKKVLAGFGKVAADEGHIFNLGHGIHPGINPENVKAMVDAVREFSPEYH, encoded by the coding sequence ATGACTTATAAAAATGATCGTTTTATTCGTGCCCTTTTAAAAGAGAAAGTAGACAGAACTCCTGTCTGGATGATGCGTCAAGCAGGGCGTTATCTACCAGAGTATCGCCGTGTGCGTGCAGAGGCAGGTGATTTTATGGCGCTCTGCCGTAATGCCGATCTTGCATGTGAAGTGACACTGCAGCCGATCGATCGTTTCGGTTTTGATGCTGCGATTCTCTTCTCTGACATCTTAACAATCCCAGATGCAATGGGCTTAGGTTTAAGCTTTGTTCCTGGGAAAGGTCCTGTATTTGAAACGCCGATTACCGATCCTGCACAAGTTGCAAAACTCCCGGTCGTTGATGTGGAAGATTCATTAGGCTATGTGATGAATGCGGTATCAACCATTCGTAAAGCATTGAAGAATGAAGTGCCACTAATCGGTTTTACCGGAAGCCCTTGGACACTTGCCACCTATATGATTGAAGGGGGCGGTAGTAAAGATTTTGGTAAGGTGCGCGGTTTTATGTATGAGCATCCAAGAGAGATGCATCAACTGCTCGATAAGCTCTCCGATATCGTGATCGACTATCTCAACGCCCAGATTAAAAATGGTGCAGCGGCTGTTCAGATCTTTGATACTTGGGGTGGCATCTTATCGAAAGAGCATTACCAAGAGTTCTCACTTCGCTATATGGAGAAGATCCTTGCCGGCCTTATCACGGAGTATGATGGGCAGAAAATTCCTTCCATCGTCTTTACGAAAAATGGGGGCATGTGGCTTAAAGAGCAAGCGGCTATCGGTGCTAATGGCTTAGGTTTAGATTGGATGACCGATATTGCTGAAGCGAAAGCTTTAGTAGGTAAGCAGGTTGTGCTTCAAGGGAATATGGATCCGGGTGTTCTCTACTCAACGCCTGAAATCGTGCGTGAAAATGTGAAGAAGGTACTTGCCGGCTTTGGTAAAGTGGCTGCAGATGAAGGCCATATCTTTAACTTAGGGCATGGGATTCATCCGGGAATCAATCCTGAGAATGTTAAAGCCATGGTTGACGCTGTTCGTGAGTTTAGCCCCGAGTATCACTAA